From the genome of Sphingobacterium sp. UGAL515B_05:
CTATGGAAGTTTCGGCAAGCTGAGCATGTACGCCCCGAAAGGTAAACCAAATGCCTTGGTGTTATTTGTTTCTGGAGATGGAGGTTGGCAGTTTGGGGTAATTAATATGGCTAAATTTCTAGCTGCACAGGGGGCGCTCGTCGCGGGTATCGACGCGAAGCATTTTGCTACTTCAATGGCACGTTCAAAAAAGGATTGTTATTATCCAGCTGCAGATTTCGAGCAGCTCAGCATGGCCCTCCAAAAGAAATATCAGTTTGAAAGCTATCAGAAACCCATATTGGTAGGTTACTCCTATGGGGCAACCCTGATCTATGGCTTGATTGCCCAGGCTCCGGCAGGTACTTTTCGTGGCGGGATTGCCTTAGGCTTCTGTCCGGATATCAATATGGCTAAACCACTCTGTAAGGGCAGTGGATTATCTTCCCATATCTTAAAGCCAGGAAAAAGTTATTATCTGGATCGTAGCGAAAAGCTGGCCGCTCCGTTTTGGGTACTTAATGGTGTAAAAGATCAGACCTGCCCCTTTAACGCCACAGCAGATTTTCTTAAAGGGATAGGAAATGTCCAATTGGTCAGCTTGCCCAAAGTAGGGCATGGTTTCTCCATTGCCGATAATTGGCTGCCCCAGTTCCGGATGGCCTTTCAAAAGTTGCAGGTGGCGGGCCAGCCTAGCCAAAATGCGGGTGTACTCAAAACGGATATGCCTATTGAGATATTGGAACCCAAGGGCGCTACAAGGGAATTGATGTTTATGATTTCTGGCGATGGTGGTTGGACCAGTTTCGACAGGGAGCTGGCCAGTACTTTTGCGACAAAAGGGATCAAAGTGATCGGCTTGGATGCACAGAAATATTTTTGGAATGCAAAGACACCAGAACAAACGACAAAGGAAGTGTCCGAGATCTTGACCTATTTTCAGGAAAGGGAACCTAATATCAATTTTTCGATAATGGGTTATTCTTTTGGGGCCTGTGTGATACCCTTTATCGCCAACCGCCTTCCCGAGAAGTTAAGAAAAGCGACCACTGGATTGGTTTTGTTATCGCCAGATGATCAGGCCGATTTTGAGATCCATGTGGCGGATATGCTAAGTTTAGGTGATCGAAGCGAACCTTATGATGTGGTAGCGGAGTTAAAGAAAGTCAGTCTGCATAAACTGTGTATATTTGGTTTCGGGGAAGATAGCGAGATTGCAACGAAGTTTAGAAATACAGGAGCACCTGTAGAAATCTTACCTGGAGGGCACCACTTTGATAATGATTATGAAGCTATTGCCGCCAAGGTGATCAGCTCCATAGCGATCAAATAGCCACGTTTAATCATATCGTCTAGCCTAATGATGAAACGTTCACTTAAGGCTAATGATTATTATTTCAAGGAAATTCTGGCTTTTCTATTCTTCTTACTAAAGGTACTTTCTTGGAGGCCTCGCTGATCGATGGATTGAAGTCTTTTGGCATGAGCAATATTGATTTGATTGCTGTGTTTGTGCTTTAACCCGCCCATTTCCGAACCTTGAGAAGATCAATTTTGGTGATTGCCACAATTTCTTGATGATAAGATGATAGAGATAAATATCAAAAATGATATATCCTAATACCAGCTTATAGCTAATACCAGTTTTCAATCAATCTTTAGACAGTAATTAGTCAGTCATTAGTCAGTTTATACTGAACCATCACTGAACGAGCACTGAACAATCACTGAACCATCACTGAACAAGCATTGTAATAAGAGCGAATTTCTTTCCTACTTGATCCTAATTTGTTACAGCTAAAAAAAAAGACTACGCTTAGGTAACAGAACGATCGTTATCGTGGGGTAATAAAGCATTTTGGGAAGTAGATTAACATGTTCCGATCAAAACCTTCCGATAATTCTTTCGGGTTCAAATACTGTTAAAACAAAAAAAGCTAATCGTAAGATTAGCTTTTTTTGTTTTATCTCATTGAATGAATATTAAAAAAGCGATTCCACGAATGAGATGATCTATCTAAGGTGCCCGTTAGCCCCAAGTGCCATGTACAAATTAATTCTTTCTATGCGTTGTTGCAAATGGAGGTCGATAGTATTCATTTCTTTTTTTATGAGATCCCTTTGTTTTTGAAGTAACACGAAGTTGTTGCTACTCCCGACATCAATCTGTTTTTTTGTTAAAGCTATATTCTGTTCTAAGGCAGAAATTGCTTGTTGTTGTAAAACGACTTGCTTGTCGATAGAGCTTAGATTTGCCAAAGCAGATTCAACTTCATTGAAGGCTAGTAGTACTGATTTTGCATATTCTTCGACCAGTTGTTTTTGTCTGGCCGTTTTTATTTCTACATTTTTTCTTAATTTTCCACCATTGAAAATGGGAGTAGTAAGGCCTCCGCCGATTTTGATTAGTGGATTAGAGAATAAGTTGCTGATACCATCTACATTCGTTTCCGCAGCTCCCACTGAAGCGCCGATATTAATAGCGGGTAATCTAGCTGCTTTGGCTTCCTGTACTTCATAAAAGCTAGATTCTATTTGGAATTGACGTGCCATGATATCAGCTCTTTTCTCCAAAATATTGAGCGGGAAATTAGTGGGGATATCTTCTTTCAATGGCGAAAATTTCGAATATACTTTAATTAATCCTTCGGGGTATTTTCCACATAATATTTCTAAACTCCGTCTTGATTGCGCGTTGCCATTTTTTATTTTCTCAAGATAGGAATTCAAAAGAATAATTTCACTTTCGATACTTGACAGGTCTAGCATATTAGCCGTTCCGACTTTATTCTGAATAGCACGAATTTTTTTTAAATCTTCCGTTTTAGCGATAAAGTCCCTGATTTTTTGTTCTTGATACTGTCCTGCAATATTGAGATAATATGTTTTAGCAATTGTAGCTGCAACCGACTGTTCTAGCATTTTCTGTTGTGCTAGTGCCGAAAAATACTGACTCACACCAACCATCTCCGCGGATTTATTTTTCCCCCATAGATCAAGCTCCCAATTGGTTTTTAATTGCAGATTACCAATGTGACTACCGCTAACAAGATTGTTATTAGTATTTGCCAAGGCATTGACGGTTGGATAAAGGCTACTACCAGCGATATCCATGGCTAGTTCTGCTTGATTCAGTTTTTCTTTTGAAATAAGGATATCGGCATTATGGGCAATACCCTCTTTAATTAAATTCTCCAGATCAAGCGTCAATAATGTATTCATCCATGCGTATGAAAAACTAGGCTGGTCTTGATTCTTCTCTTGAATCCATTTGGCGGGAATCTCTGTATTGGCCATGATCGTACTCGAGTTTTTTAGACTGTCTATTTTATCAGGTGTTGCACTTTTGTAACCGATACAGGAAGTCAGGCTTAGGAAAAGACTGCCAACAATACTTATTTTTTTTAACATATTAATGCAGTTTAGGGATTAGATAATTGAGTTTACTGCTAACACGTACCATCACTTTTCGGATAAGGTGTAATGGTTTGATATGTTTTGAGTAAATAACTGCAGTTCCTCGGGAGCCGACTGTCAATAACTGTTCGTTTTCGTCCAGGACAAATTTTGCGATGAGCTTTCCATCAGTTTCTGGTAATTGCCTTGCCGTTTCTGGGATTCCCGAAGTGGTTGAATTCCCTCCAAGTAGCCCTCCGGCATTGTTCATGATACCTTGACTCGTTGCATCAACTACATAATCCAGCTTTGCTTTCACGACTCTTCCAGGCGCTGTTTTTAAGGCTAGCTCTACTTCATCTCCATTTTTAACAGTCTCTAATTCATTTTGAGAGAAAAATGCGATGACGGATTGTTGTTTTTGGATCAAGACAAAAGCCGATTTAAAAGGAGCCATCATTGCGCCTTCATTTAATTGTACATTTGGAATTAAGCCGTCTGTGGGAGCTAAGACAACCGTTTGTGAAAGATTCCATTTTGCCTGCTCTAGTTTGGCCTTAAGTTCCGCTATAGAAGCATTTTCTCCATGATGCGTAGCGTTATATTTGGTTTCTAGAGACGATTTTTGTGCTTGAGCGGCATTAATTCTTGATTGCAGGTCTTGTGATGTTGCAGTAGCTTGTTCCAGATCAAATCTGTTGGCAGCGCCTGCATCGACCAATTCTTGGTACTGTTTGATTCTTTTATTGATCAAATTAAGTTGGTATTGTAGGCTTGTGATGTTTTTACGAGCAGCATCAATATCCAAATTGTAAGATGACACGGTAGATTTCACATTGCTTAACTGAGCTTCCAAAGAATTAATTTCTTGCTGATAGGGGACGGGATCGATGGTAAACAAGGTATCTCCTTTTTTTACTTCCTGATTAGTTTTAACATATACTTTTTTTACTTTTCCCAAAGTTTGTGTGGTAATATCCACACTCCGGTTGCCTACTTTGACGTCAGATGTAATGGGGCAAAAATAGTTGAGGCTCAAAATAAGTGCAATTGATCCGAAGATTGGCAAGGAGAATACAATAATCTGCGTATTGAAGTTCCAGGGGATAAGTTTTAGTTTTTTGATGAGCAGCCAGCAGATACCAGCGTATATACCTATTAGTAATTCTAACATAACTTTATTCTTTGTAATTTTTTGTTGTAATCGGATACGATTCTTTAATTGATCAGTTTGTGTCCTTTGAGGGCTTTGCTGTTTCCTCCAGATCTGTTGAAGGTAATTTTTCTTTTTTGTAATCGTAGTTTGCCCAAATTAAAGCAACTGGCCAAAGTAACCCTCCAAAAATCAATGAAAGCAAGCACATGCTTTTTATTGCGCTTAGCTGCGGATGATTTTTCCTTTCAGCTATTTTCTCTGGGTAAATATGAACCTTCCAAAAGAGGACAATCCCTGCGATAGGTAAAATTAATATGATAAACCATGATGCTATATCTGCGATTGTATCCTCAGCACCTCCAGTAGACGCATGTGATACACTGCATAGCATGATTAAACACAATGTTGTTAGTAATTTTTGCATTATAAAATAAAATTGAATGATAAAAATCTCGGCGATATCAGTTAAGATAAAGCCGAGTATCATGAAAGCATGATTTAAAACGAATCGTTTGTGTTGTATTCTTCTCGAATGACATTTCGCAGAAGTTCAACATTTTCATGGTAGATTGCAGCTTGTTGGGGACTTAGTATCTTGTCGAATGCCTGATCTGTTTTCTTGAATGTTTGCTGTAATCTATGTTGCGCTTTCCTTTTGCTCCTCTTGCTATCGGCCGATAAATA
Proteins encoded in this window:
- a CDS encoding DUF3302 domain-containing protein produces the protein MILGFILTDIAEIFIIQFYFIMQKLLTTLCLIMLCSVSHASTGGAEDTIADIASWFIILILPIAGIVLFWKVHIYPEKIAERKNHPQLSAIKSMCLLSLIFGGLLWPVALIWANYDYKKEKLPSTDLEETAKPSKDTN
- a CDS encoding HlyD family secretion protein, which codes for MLELLIGIYAGICWLLIKKLKLIPWNFNTQIIVFSLPIFGSIALILSLNYFCPITSDVKVGNRSVDITTQTLGKVKKVYVKTNQEVKKGDTLFTIDPVPYQQEINSLEAQLSNVKSTVSSYNLDIDAARKNITSLQYQLNLINKRIKQYQELVDAGAANRFDLEQATATSQDLQSRINAAQAQKSSLETKYNATHHGENASIAELKAKLEQAKWNLSQTVVLAPTDGLIPNVQLNEGAMMAPFKSAFVLIQKQQSVIAFFSQNELETVKNGDEVELALKTAPGRVVKAKLDYVVDATSQGIMNNAGGLLGGNSTTSGIPETARQLPETDGKLIAKFVLDENEQLLTVGSRGTAVIYSKHIKPLHLIRKVMVRVSSKLNYLIPKLH
- a CDS encoding AcvB/VirJ family lysyl-phosphatidylglycerol hydrolase, yielding MLFSQCAIAQQTFSYGSFGKLSMYAPKGKPNALVLFVSGDGGWQFGVINMAKFLAAQGALVAGIDAKHFATSMARSKKDCYYPAADFEQLSMALQKKYQFESYQKPILVGYSYGATLIYGLIAQAPAGTFRGGIALGFCPDINMAKPLCKGSGLSSHILKPGKSYYLDRSEKLAAPFWVLNGVKDQTCPFNATADFLKGIGNVQLVSLPKVGHGFSIADNWLPQFRMAFQKLQVAGQPSQNAGVLKTDMPIEILEPKGATRELMFMISGDGGWTSFDRELASTFATKGIKVIGLDAQKYFWNAKTPEQTTKEVSEILTYFQEREPNINFSIMGYSFGACVIPFIANRLPEKLRKATTGLVLLSPDDQADFEIHVADMLSLGDRSEPYDVVAELKKVSLHKLCIFGFGEDSEIATKFRNTGAPVEILPGGHHFDNDYEAIAAKVISSIAIK
- a CDS encoding TolC family protein, coding for MLKKISIVGSLFLSLTSCIGYKSATPDKIDSLKNSSTIMANTEIPAKWIQEKNQDQPSFSYAWMNTLLTLDLENLIKEGIAHNADILISKEKLNQAELAMDIAGSSLYPTVNALANTNNNLVSGSHIGNLQLKTNWELDLWGKNKSAEMVGVSQYFSALAQQKMLEQSVAATIAKTYYLNIAGQYQEQKIRDFIAKTEDLKKIRAIQNKVGTANMLDLSSIESEIILLNSYLEKIKNGNAQSRRSLEILCGKYPEGLIKVYSKFSPLKEDIPTNFPLNILEKRADIMARQFQIESSFYEVQEAKAARLPAINIGASVGAAETNVDGISNLFSNPLIKIGGGLTTPIFNGGKLRKNVEIKTARQKQLVEEYAKSVLLAFNEVESALANLSSIDKQVVLQQQAISALEQNIALTKKQIDVGSSNNFVLLQKQRDLIKKEMNTIDLHLQQRIERINLYMALGANGHLR